The proteins below come from a single Streptomyces sp. MRC013 genomic window:
- a CDS encoding SCO5918 family protein — protein MRCVIARFPFDFVTSEVEALMADVRPEPAVGPCAVIGRRTYPVKQVGEVITRQDRRDFTALEMTRVLRRLGFTCVTQAPAPATGLPD, from the coding sequence ATGCGCTGTGTGATCGCCCGCTTCCCGTTCGACTTCGTGACGAGCGAGGTGGAGGCGCTGATGGCGGACGTCCGTCCGGAACCGGCGGTCGGCCCGTGTGCGGTCATCGGCCGCCGCACGTACCCGGTCAAGCAGGTCGGGGAGGTCATCACCCGCCAGGACCGCCGCGACTTCACCGCCCTGGAGATGACCAGGGTGCTGCGCCGCCTCGGCTTCACCTGCGTGACCCAGGCCCCGGCGCCCGCCACCGGCCTGCCGGACTGA
- a CDS encoding sigma factor has translation MGGSTVSVRRFEEHRPRLRAVAYRLLGSLGEADDAVREAWLRLDRAGEGDAGGDVRDPGGRFTAVVARVCLDRLRARAARREEPLLREDGRVRLPDPVVSRASGPAPEQAALVADEVGFALMIVLDTLAPAERLAFVLHDLFAVPPEDVAEALGCTAASARRLADRARHRVRTAAPPPDGDAARRREVVEAFLAAARGGDLDALLAVLDPDVVARSDGGTLRPSVLRRGAATVASQAVVFARLAEAAHPVLVNGAPGVLAVSEGRVVSVMSFTIHGSRVTCLDLLTDPGRLGHLDVDALVG, from the coding sequence ATGGGTGGGAGCACGGTGTCGGTACGGCGGTTCGAGGAGCACCGGCCGCGGCTGCGGGCGGTGGCCTACCGGCTGCTGGGGTCGCTCGGCGAGGCGGATGACGCGGTGCGGGAGGCGTGGCTGCGGCTGGACCGCGCCGGCGAGGGCGACGCGGGGGGCGACGTGCGGGACCCCGGGGGCCGGTTCACCGCGGTCGTCGCCCGGGTCTGCCTGGACCGGCTCCGCGCCCGCGCGGCCCGCCGCGAGGAGCCGCTCCTGCGCGAGGACGGACGGGTGCGGCTGCCCGACCCGGTCGTGAGCCGGGCGTCCGGGCCGGCTCCCGAACAGGCGGCGCTCGTCGCCGACGAGGTGGGCTTCGCCCTGATGATCGTGCTGGACACGCTGGCCCCGGCCGAGCGGCTGGCGTTCGTGCTGCACGACCTGTTCGCGGTACCGCCCGAGGACGTCGCGGAGGCGCTGGGTTGTACGGCCGCGTCGGCGCGGCGGCTCGCCGACCGCGCCCGCCACCGCGTCCGTACGGCGGCGCCCCCGCCGGACGGCGACGCGGCCCGCCGCCGGGAGGTGGTGGAGGCGTTCCTGGCCGCGGCCCGCGGCGGGGACCTGGACGCCCTGCTCGCCGTACTGGACCCGGACGTGGTGGCCCGCTCCGACGGCGGCACGCTGCGCCCGAGCGTGCTGCGCCGCGGCGCGGCGACCGTCGCCTCCCAGGCCGTGGTCTTCGCCCGCCTCGCGGAGGCCGCCCACCCGGTCCTGGTCAACGGCGCTCCGGGCGTCCTGGCGGTGTCGGAGGGCCGGGTGGTCTCGGTGATGTCCTTCACGATCCACGGCTCCCGCGTCACGTGCCTGGACCTCCTCACCGACCCCGGCCGCCTCGGCCACCTGGACGTCGACGCCCTGGTGGGGTGA
- a CDS encoding MerR family transcriptional regulator produces the protein MAPGARHHPADNLDDDDYPAYTMGRAAELIGTTPAFLRALGEARLITPLRSEGGHRRYSRYQLRIAARARELVDQGTPIEAACRIIILEDQLEEAQRLNEELRTRSRMEPDGTGDGAPADR, from the coding sequence ATGGCTCCAGGAGCGCGGCACCACCCCGCCGACAACCTCGACGACGACGACTACCCGGCCTACACCATGGGCCGTGCCGCGGAGCTGATCGGCACCACCCCGGCCTTCCTCCGCGCGCTCGGCGAGGCCCGGCTGATCACCCCGCTGCGGTCGGAGGGCGGTCACCGCCGGTACTCGCGCTACCAGCTGCGGATCGCCGCGCGGGCCCGCGAACTCGTCGACCAGGGCACCCCCATCGAGGCGGCCTGCCGGATCATCATCCTCGAGGACCAGCTGGAGGAGGCCCAGCGGCTCAACGAGGAGCTGCGGACCCGGTCGCGGATGGAGCCGGACGGCACGGGGGACGGAGCGCCCGCGGACCGCTGA
- a CDS encoding FAD-dependent oxidoreductase, whose amino-acid sequence MRILVAGGGIGGLAAALALTRTGHDVTVVERAPRPGPAGAGIILAPNALHVLAALGVDAAPHSLPLPSMDVAAADGTVLRRVEPQNLGGGYGHIRALSRTALHTALLEALPPGARPVHGRAVASLRSTGTSVAVRFEGDAPSAPGGTYDLVVGADGIRSTVRAHAAARPPALRHSGATCWRGLTDNPGVATAVESWGPGTTCGLVPLPGDRLYYYLVRSAPRRAPAPGWPDGFRRVFAHHRGAPARLLDSLTGPPPLHHDLEELDAPVWGRGRVLLVGDAAHAMTPNLGQGAAMAVEDAYALALALRPGAEGASDRYRALRHRRVRAVQLASRHGGTVARWRNPVARVLRETALRRMPAGLAERRYRELVDPALALLRHPAA is encoded by the coding sequence GTGAGGATCCTCGTCGCGGGCGGCGGCATCGGCGGACTGGCCGCCGCGCTCGCCCTGACCCGCACCGGCCACGACGTCACCGTCGTCGAACGCGCCCCGCGTCCCGGGCCCGCAGGCGCCGGCATCATCCTGGCGCCCAACGCCCTCCACGTGCTCGCCGCGCTCGGCGTCGACGCGGCGCCGCACAGCCTGCCGCTGCCGTCGATGGACGTGGCGGCGGCGGACGGGACGGTGCTGCGGCGCGTCGAGCCCCAGAACCTCGGGGGCGGGTACGGGCACATCCGCGCCCTGTCCCGCACGGCCCTGCACACGGCGCTCCTGGAGGCCCTCCCGCCGGGTGCCCGGCCCGTCCACGGGCGGGCCGTCGCGTCGCTGCGCTCCACGGGCACCTCGGTGGCCGTCCGCTTCGAGGGCGACGCGCCGTCCGCGCCGGGAGGGACGTACGACCTGGTCGTGGGCGCCGACGGCATCCGCTCCACCGTCCGCGCGCACGCCGCCGCCCGCCCGCCGGCCCTCCGCCACAGCGGTGCGACCTGCTGGCGCGGCCTCACCGACAACCCGGGCGTGGCCACGGCGGTCGAGTCCTGGGGCCCCGGCACCACGTGCGGGCTCGTGCCGCTGCCCGGCGACCGGCTGTACTACTACCTCGTCCGCTCCGCCCCGCGCCGGGCGCCCGCGCCCGGGTGGCCGGACGGGTTCCGCCGCGTCTTCGCCCACCACCGGGGCGCACCGGCCCGCCTCCTCGACTCGCTGACCGGGCCGCCGCCCCTCCACCACGACCTGGAGGAGCTGGACGCCCCGGTGTGGGGACGGGGGCGGGTGCTGCTCGTGGGCGACGCGGCCCACGCGATGACCCCGAACCTGGGGCAGGGCGCGGCGATGGCCGTCGAGGACGCGTACGCGCTGGCGCTGGCCCTCCGCCCGGGGGCGGAAGGCGCGTCGGACCGGTACCGCGCGCTGCGGCACCGCCGCGTGCGCGCGGTGCAACTGGCCTCCCGGCACGGCGGGACGGTCGCCCGCTGGCGCAACCCGGTGGCCCGCGTCCTGCGCGAGACGGCGCTCCGCCGCATGCCGGCCGGGCTCGCCGAACGCCGGTACCGGGAGCTGGTCGACCCGGCGCTCGCGCTGCTGCGCCACCCGGCGGCGTGA
- a CDS encoding polyprenyl synthetase family protein: MSALPIPATTAAPGAGARSGTPGADPAPGAHAGAAALLLRCRALVRPALAAAVGRLHPWTGEMAAFCLGWSDVTGTPAPGASEGKGVRQALAVLGAEAVGADGRVAVAGAVAVELVHAFSLLHDDIMDGDTVRRQRETVWRAYGTGPAVLAGDALFALAVQSLAEVPGAHTGPAVRRLSGTLTDLVRGQAEDLCFEDRPWTGPDAVRPDAYRAMAEHKTGSLLGCAAALGALLGRAPDTTVTALDRAGRHLGVAFQAVDDLLGVWGDPAVTGKPVHGDLRRRKKTYPVLAALAADTPAARELAALLDAPGPAGALDDRTAARAACLVERAGGRDAALGEARRQLAAARRCLRGVPLAPGASRDLDALLAFLLHRTV; the protein is encoded by the coding sequence ATGAGCGCGCTGCCGATCCCGGCGACGACGGCCGCGCCCGGGGCGGGCGCCCGGTCCGGCACCCCCGGCGCGGACCCGGCCCCCGGCGCGCACGCCGGCGCCGCCGCGCTCCTCCTGCGCTGCCGGGCCCTCGTGCGGCCCGCGCTCGCCGCAGCCGTCGGGCGGCTCCACCCGTGGACCGGGGAGATGGCCGCGTTCTGCCTCGGCTGGAGCGACGTGACCGGTACGCCCGCCCCCGGCGCGTCCGAGGGGAAGGGCGTCCGCCAGGCCCTCGCCGTGCTGGGCGCCGAGGCGGTCGGAGCGGACGGGCGGGTCGCCGTGGCGGGCGCCGTGGCCGTGGAACTGGTCCACGCGTTCTCGCTGCTCCACGACGACATCATGGACGGCGACACGGTGCGCCGGCAGCGCGAGACGGTGTGGAGGGCGTACGGCACCGGCCCGGCCGTCCTCGCCGGCGACGCCCTGTTCGCGCTCGCCGTGCAGTCCCTGGCCGAGGTGCCCGGCGCGCACACCGGCCCGGCCGTGCGGCGCCTGAGCGGGACGCTCACCGACCTGGTGCGCGGCCAGGCGGAGGACCTGTGCTTCGAGGACCGCCCCTGGACCGGCCCCGACGCGGTGCGGCCCGACGCGTACCGGGCGATGGCCGAGCACAAGACCGGCTCCCTCCTCGGTTGCGCGGCCGCCCTCGGGGCGCTGCTCGGCAGAGCGCCCGACACGACGGTCACCGCCCTGGACCGGGCCGGGCGGCACCTGGGTGTGGCGTTCCAGGCCGTCGACGACCTGCTGGGCGTCTGGGGCGACCCGGCGGTGACCGGCAAGCCCGTCCACGGCGACCTGCGCCGGCGGAAGAAGACGTACCCGGTCCTCGCGGCCCTCGCCGCCGACACCCCCGCCGCCCGCGAACTGGCCGCCCTGCTCGACGCGCCCGGCCCGGCCGGCGCCCTCGACGACCGCACCGCCGCCCGCGCCGCCTGCCTCGTCGAGCGGGCCGGCGGGCGCGACGCCGCCCTGGGCGAGGCGCGGCGGCAGCTGGCCGCCGCCCGCCGCTGCCTGCGCGGCGTGCCCCTCGCCCCCGGCGCCTCCCGCGACCTCGACGCGCTGCTGGCGTTCCTGCTGCACCGGACGGTGTGA
- a CDS encoding tetratricopeptide repeat protein has protein sequence MDVTVRRIPDTAGPAVGGKAFAPEYQGALGSLSVNSSLTEVLDRGVRGVRDAEAAGERREAARCGLAVAEAYRRLGRVEDADRAWKASYRAARDAGDAGAMAWALWSGGTLARQRGALALAYRLLRLAADMGERGGDVVVRGYSLAGLAETGRIQGDYQAVGELHEQLLAEARRRGEARHTVWALEGIAQMHRNTGSYDRALALFEEAAETAERAEDRRGWAWALRGIADVVSVRDGDVERALRLLSEAEAVCRDMKLSSALSYNHKMRGNVLYRAGRYEEARDTYARALEGFRAMDEPRGTALSRLGLAKSRARLGRDAAETAAELAELRGVLDRIGLRHARDMVEKAAAELGVGPLPAAGEGTGR, from the coding sequence ATGGATGTGACTGTGCGTCGGATACCGGATACGGCAGGCCCCGCGGTGGGGGGCAAGGCGTTCGCCCCCGAGTATCAGGGAGCCCTGGGGTCGCTGTCGGTGAACTCGTCGCTGACCGAGGTCCTGGACCGCGGCGTCCGGGGGGTGCGGGACGCCGAGGCCGCCGGGGAGCGGCGGGAGGCGGCGCGGTGCGGGCTCGCGGTCGCGGAGGCGTACCGGCGGCTCGGACGCGTCGAGGACGCCGACCGGGCGTGGAAGGCCAGCTACCGGGCCGCGCGGGACGCCGGGGACGCGGGGGCCATGGCATGGGCCCTGTGGAGCGGCGGCACCCTCGCCCGGCAGCGCGGCGCCCTCGCCCTCGCGTACCGGCTGCTGCGCCTCGCCGCCGACATGGGCGAGCGCGGCGGGGACGTCGTCGTCCGCGGCTACTCCCTCGCGGGCCTCGCCGAGACCGGGCGGATACAGGGCGACTACCAGGCCGTCGGCGAGCTCCACGAGCAGCTCCTCGCCGAGGCCCGGCGGCGCGGAGAGGCCCGGCACACCGTGTGGGCGCTGGAGGGCATCGCCCAGATGCACCGCAACACCGGCTCGTACGACAGGGCGCTCGCCCTGTTCGAGGAGGCCGCCGAGACCGCCGAGCGGGCCGAGGACCGGCGCGGCTGGGCGTGGGCCCTGCGGGGGATCGCCGACGTGGTGTCCGTGCGGGACGGGGACGTGGAGCGGGCGCTGCGGCTGCTGTCGGAGGCCGAGGCGGTGTGCCGCGACATGAAGCTGTCCAGCGCCCTGTCGTACAACCACAAGATGCGCGGCAACGTCCTGTACCGGGCCGGCCGGTACGAGGAGGCGCGCGACACGTACGCGCGGGCGCTGGAGGGGTTCCGCGCCATGGACGAGCCGCGCGGCACCGCGCTGTCCCGGCTGGGCCTGGCCAAGTCCCGCGCCCGGCTGGGCCGCGACGCCGCCGAGACCGCCGCCGAGCTGGCGGAGCTGCGCGGCGTCCTGGACCGGATCGGGCTGCGGCACGCCCGCGACATGGTGGAGAAGGCCGCCGCCGAGCTGGGCGTGGGGCCGTTGCCCGCCGCCGGGGAGGGGACGGGGCGATGA
- a CDS encoding TetR/AcrR family transcriptional regulator, translating to MSETPTIPMGIRQQRKQRTRQALLAAARRVLERRGTNGLTTREVAAEAGVAAGTFFVHFPDLGTLVETLLDEHVGRALDTALATLPEDGDLVARLVHVAAELYDSYDRQPELSRQYLSASLFHHHPDGPTERRMAEFRVWVAGEFARAGGAGTAPPIDPEAAFTAYFSLYFGILVAGLRGELDRADRVRLLETTLRRVVGTAGEGRA from the coding sequence ATGTCTGAGACTCCGACCATCCCCATGGGGATACGGCAGCAGCGCAAGCAGCGGACGCGGCAGGCGCTCCTCGCGGCCGCGCGGCGGGTACTGGAACGGCGCGGCACGAACGGCCTCACCACGCGGGAGGTCGCCGCCGAGGCGGGCGTCGCCGCCGGAACCTTCTTCGTCCACTTCCCCGACCTCGGCACCCTGGTCGAGACCCTCCTCGACGAGCACGTCGGCCGCGCCCTCGACACCGCCCTGGCCACCCTCCCCGAGGACGGCGACCTCGTCGCGCGCCTGGTGCACGTCGCCGCGGAGCTGTACGACAGCTACGACCGGCAGCCGGAGCTGTCCCGCCAGTACCTCTCCGCGTCCCTCTTCCACCACCACCCCGACGGCCCCACCGAGCGCCGCATGGCGGAGTTCCGCGTCTGGGTGGCCGGCGAGTTCGCGCGGGCCGGCGGGGCCGGGACGGCCCCGCCGATCGACCCGGAGGCGGCGTTCACCGCGTACTTCTCCCTCTACTTCGGCATCCTCGTCGCCGGGCTCCGCGGCGAACTGGACCGCGCCGACCGGGTCCGGCTGCTCGAAACGACACTGCGGCGGGTCGTCGGCACGGCGGGGGAGGGACGGGCGTGA
- a CDS encoding cold-shock protein, protein MATGVVKWFNAEKGFGFIQQDGGGADVFAHYSNIATNGFRELQEGQKVTFDVTQGQKGPQAENIVPA, encoded by the coding sequence ATGGCTACTGGCGTAGTGAAGTGGTTCAACGCGGAAAAGGGCTTCGGCTTCATCCAGCAGGACGGTGGCGGTGCGGACGTGTTCGCCCACTACTCGAACATCGCGACCAACGGGTTCCGCGAGCTGCAGGAGGGCCAGAAGGTCACCTTCGACGTGACGCAGGGCCAGAAGGGCCCGCAGGCGGAGAACATCGTCCCCGCCTGA